The genome window GCTGGACGGCCACCAGGGCCCCGGCATCACGCACACCCCGATCACCCTGATCCACGCCACCGTGGCGCCCGGCGCCGAGGTCACCCTGCCGTGGCGGGAGGACTTCAACGGCCTCGCCTACGTCCTGGCCGGCCGCGGCAGCGTGGGCGCGGAGCGGCGGCCGATCCGCCTCGGCCAGACCGCCGTGTTCGGTGCGGGCTCCTCGATCACCGTCCGCGCGGACGAGAAGCAGGACTCCCACACCCCGGACCTGGAGGTCGTCCTGCTCGGCGGGCAGCCGATCCGTGAGCCGATGGCGCACTACGGGCCGTTCGTGATGAACACCCGCGAGGAGCTCCAGCAGGCGTTCGAGGACTTCCAGAAGGGGCGCCTGGGAACCGTCCCGGCGGTCCACGGGATGACGGACAGCGGACCGCAGGGTTCCTGAAGGATCATTTCTTGACGCCGCGTCACCCGGGCGGGCCGTCCGTACAGGACAGCCCGCCCTCGGCGTGATCGGCTGGAGGAGTGCAGCTCCTCCCCGAACCCGTCCGCCGGCTCGCCGCCTGGTGCGCCGTCGTGCTGCTGGTCTCCGGGGTCGTCTGGATCGTGGCCCGGCTGTGCGGCCAGTTTCGTACGGCCGTCGTACCCGTGCTCCTCGCCCTGCTCGGGACCGCGCTGCTCGGGCCGCTGCACCGGTGGCTCATGCGGGTCGGCGTGCACCGGTCGCTCGCGGCCGGGATCACGTGTGTCGCCGTGGTGACGGTGGTCGGTGGGGCGGTGTACATCGTCGTCACCGCGCTCATCGACACCGGAGACCAGATCCTCGCCTCGCTCAAACGGGCCGCGAAGTCGCTCGGGCGGTACTTCGGGGCGGCCGGCACCTCGCTCGACGACCTGGCCTCCCACGCCAGGGAACTGGTCGGCAAGTTCGCCGGGACCGCCGCCTCCAACGTCATCAGCGGCGTCAGCGTCGTCGCCGAGAGCCTCGCGATGGCCGTCCTCGCCCTGCTGCTCGTCTTCTTCTTCCTGCGCGACTCCGACCGGGCCGTCGGACTGCTGCGCTCGCTCGCCCCGCACGGCGGCGCCGACGCCCTCGAGGCCACGGCGCGGCGCGCCTTCCAGGCCGTCGAGGGGTTCATGCGCGGGACCACGGTCATCGCGTTCATCGACGCCACCCTGATCACCGTGGGGTTGCTGGTCCTCCATGTCCCGGGCGCGATCGGGCTCGGCGCGCTGGTGTTCGTCGGCGCGTACATCCCGTACCTCGGCGCCTTCATCTCCGGTGCCGTCGCGGTGCTGGTCGCGCTCGCCGACCGCGGGCTCGTCATCGCGCTGTG of Streptomyces cynarae contains these proteins:
- a CDS encoding AI-2E family transporter, translated to MQLLPEPVRRLAAWCAVVLLVSGVVWIVARLCGQFRTAVVPVLLALLGTALLGPLHRWLMRVGVHRSLAAGITCVAVVTVVGGAVYIVVTALIDTGDQILASLKRAAKSLGRYFGAAGTSLDDLASHARELVGKFAGTAASNVISGVSVVAESLAMAVLALLLVFFFLRDSDRAVGLLRSLAPHGGADALEATARRAFQAVEGFMRGTTVIAFIDATLITVGLLVLHVPGAIGLGALVFVGAYIPYLGAFISGAVAVLVALADRGLVIALWALGVVVAVQVLDGHVLQPVVQSRTVRMHPAAVLLALTAGASVAGILGMLLAVPVTAAAFGVAHELRARYGRGPQASQEP